A region of Massilia sp. WG5 DNA encodes the following proteins:
- a CDS encoding NAD(P)/FAD-dependent oxidoreductase, translated as MTINAAPEAGTIAPNSTFAGAIEADAVIIGAGPVGLFQVFELGLLEIKAHVIDSLPAVGGQCVELYPDKPIYDIPAVPVCTGQELTDNLLKQIEPFDPTFHLGQEVTTVQRREDQRFNVETSTGTRFITKTIFIAAGVGSFQARTIKVDGIEKFENSQLFYRVKDPALFEGKNLVICGGGDSALDWALNFVGKAESVVLVHRRDDFRAAPASVAKMKQLCEEYEMQLITGQVTGFDEKDGKLSEVKVTGADGVTRRVPLDMLMVFFGLSPKLGPIAEWGLDIERKQLKVMDTEKFETNVPGIFAVGDINTYPGKKKLILSGFHEAALAAFGAAPYIFPDKKIHMQYTTTSPKLHKILGVETPVFD; from the coding sequence ATGACTATCAATGCTGCCCCGGAAGCGGGCACCATCGCTCCCAACAGCACTTTTGCCGGCGCCATCGAAGCCGATGCCGTGATCATCGGCGCGGGCCCGGTCGGCCTGTTCCAGGTGTTCGAACTGGGTCTGCTGGAGATCAAAGCCCACGTGATCGATTCGCTGCCGGCCGTCGGCGGCCAGTGCGTGGAACTGTACCCGGACAAGCCGATCTACGACATCCCGGCCGTGCCCGTCTGCACCGGCCAGGAACTGACCGACAACCTGCTCAAGCAGATCGAGCCCTTCGACCCGACCTTCCACCTGGGCCAGGAAGTCACCACCGTCCAGCGTCGTGAAGACCAGCGTTTCAATGTCGAAACCTCGACCGGCACCCGCTTCATCACCAAGACCATCTTCATCGCCGCCGGCGTCGGTTCCTTCCAGGCCCGCACCATCAAGGTCGACGGCATCGAGAAATTCGAGAACAGCCAGCTGTTCTACCGCGTCAAGGATCCGGCGCTGTTCGAAGGCAAGAACCTGGTCATCTGCGGCGGCGGCGACTCCGCCCTGGACTGGGCCCTGAACTTCGTCGGCAAGGCTGAATCCGTCGTGCTGGTGCACCGTCGCGACGACTTCCGCGCCGCCCCTGCTTCGGTCGCCAAGATGAAGCAGCTGTGCGAAGAGTACGAGATGCAACTGATCACCGGCCAGGTCACCGGCTTCGACGAAAAGGATGGCAAGCTGTCCGAAGTCAAGGTCACCGGCGCCGACGGCGTGACCCGCCGCGTCCCGCTCGACATGCTGATGGTGTTCTTCGGCCTGTCGCCGAAGCTGGGCCCGATCGCCGAATGGGGCCTGGACATCGAGCGCAAGCAGCTGAAAGTGATGGATACCGAGAAGTTCGAAACCAATGTGCCGGGCATCTTCGCCGTGGGTGACATCAACACCTACCCGGGCAAGAAGAAGCTGATCCTGTCGGGCTTCCACGAAGCCGCGCTGGCCGCCTTCGGCGCCGCGCCGTACATCTTCCCGGACAAGAAGATCCACATGCAGTACACGACGACCTCGCCGAAGCTGCACAAGATCCTCGGCGTCGAGACCCCGGTATTCGACTGA
- the fdxA gene encoding ferredoxin FdxA, with protein sequence MTHVVTESCIRCRYTDCVDVCPVDCFREGPNFLAIDPDECIDCAVCVAECPVNAIYAEEDVPSDQQQFIKLNADLSRNWPSITKTKPALPDAEEWKDVKDKLGQLAR encoded by the coding sequence ATGACCCACGTTGTCACCGAATCGTGCATCCGTTGTCGCTATACCGATTGCGTGGATGTATGCCCGGTAGATTGTTTCCGGGAAGGCCCGAACTTCCTCGCCATTGATCCGGACGAGTGCATCGACTGCGCCGTGTGCGTGGCGGAATGCCCGGTCAACGCGATTTACGCGGAAGAAGACGTGCCGTCTGACCAGCAGCAATTCATCAAGCTGAACGCCGACCTGTCGCGCAACTGGCCGTCGATCACAAAGACCAAGCCTGCCCTGCCCGACGCGGAAGAGTGGAAGGACGTCAAGGACAAGCTGGGCCAGCTCGCCCGCTAA
- a CDS encoding polyhydroxyalkanoic acid system family protein, translated as MVARHHIWALMLVNRLDAAGLCVTQVASWRTLSLSIQEGTARMADISITQQHQLSQDAARAAAQKVADKLAGEYGLQCRWDGDVLRFERSGVEGTLALGERQAALRIKLGLLMGAFRSTIEAKVAESMRKTFI; from the coding sequence ATGGTCGCGCGTCATCATATTTGGGCATTGATGCTGGTCAACAGGCTCGACGCTGCTGGCCTTTGCGTCACCCAGGTGGCATCATGGCGGACTTTGTCGTTGTCGATTCAGGAAGGAACAGCCAGGATGGCGGATATCAGCATCACCCAGCAACACCAGCTCAGCCAGGACGCGGCGCGCGCGGCGGCCCAGAAAGTGGCGGACAAGCTGGCCGGCGAATATGGCCTGCAGTGCAGGTGGGACGGAGACGTGCTGCGTTTCGAGCGCAGCGGTGTGGAAGGGACGCTCGCGCTGGGCGAACGCCAGGCTGCCCTGCGCATCAAACTGGGCCTGCTGATGGGCGCTTTCCGCTCCACCATCGAGGCGAAGGTGGCGGAAAGCATGCGCAAAACGTTTATTTGA
- a CDS encoding acyl-CoA-binding protein, which produces MSLQEQFAQAQADSKNLPERPDNMTLLKIYALYKQGSSGDVTGERPGFTDMVGRAKYDAWAALKGTSQDEAMQQYVDLIEDLK; this is translated from the coding sequence ATGAGTTTGCAAGAACAGTTCGCCCAGGCGCAGGCCGATTCGAAAAACCTGCCCGAGCGTCCGGACAACATGACCCTGCTGAAGATCTACGCCCTGTACAAGCAGGGTTCGAGCGGCGATGTCACCGGCGAGCGTCCGGGCTTTACCGACATGGTCGGCCGCGCCAAGTACGACGCCTGGGCGGCGCTGAAAGGCACCTCGCAGGACGAGGCGATGCAGCAGTACGTCGACCTGATCGAAGACCTCAAATAA
- a CDS encoding FKBP-type peptidyl-prolyl cis-trans isomerase, which translates to MPITTTNSGLQYEDTIEGSGPEAKAGQYVTVHYTGWLQNDDGSQGAKFDSSKDRNDPFQFPLGAGHVIKGWDEGVQGMKVGGARRLIIPASLGYGARGAGGVIPPNATLIFDVELLGL; encoded by the coding sequence ATGCCCATCACCACCACGAATTCCGGCCTGCAATACGAAGACACCATCGAAGGCAGCGGCCCGGAAGCCAAGGCCGGCCAGTACGTCACCGTGCACTACACCGGCTGGCTGCAGAACGACGACGGCAGCCAGGGCGCCAAGTTCGATTCCAGCAAGGACCGCAACGACCCGTTCCAGTTCCCGCTGGGCGCCGGCCATGTGATCAAGGGCTGGGACGAAGGCGTGCAGGGCATGAAGGTGGGCGGTGCGCGCCGCCTGATCATCCCGGCGAGCCTGGGCTATGGCGCACGCGGCGCCGGCGGCGTGATTCCGCCGAACGCCACCCTGATCTTCGACGTCGAGCTGCTGGGGCTGTAA
- a CDS encoding YncE family protein: MLRRIRKLLLSGICLLTAAQAAQANVVVVLNSRDATVQLLDQATGTDNGTFAVGKEPHHLMATPDNKSVIVASSVGNELIFLDPITGKIQRKVTDVLDPYQIGFSPDQKWFVSTALRLDRVDIYQYVNGNFVLSRRVPMPRMPSHIAFDAASTTAFITRQGSDQVSAIDLKTGAIKWTLPVGKLPAGITMTPDDKYLLVGIMGSDYVEVIDWRTAKSVKRIKTGNGAHNFRAVGDKRHVFVSNRVQNSINIIDQVTLENVGMIPVPGGPDCMELSADGKTLWVTQRWIKKVAVIDVASRKVIKMIPVGRSPHGVFFANAAPRM; the protein is encoded by the coding sequence ATGCTGCGTCGTATTCGTAAGCTTCTACTCTCTGGTATTTGTCTGTTGACCGCGGCGCAGGCCGCCCAGGCCAATGTGGTCGTGGTCCTGAACTCGCGTGACGCCACGGTCCAGCTGCTCGACCAGGCCACCGGCACCGACAACGGTACTTTCGCCGTCGGCAAGGAGCCGCACCACCTGATGGCCACGCCGGACAACAAGTCCGTGATCGTCGCCAGCTCGGTCGGCAACGAGCTGATCTTCCTGGATCCAATCACCGGCAAGATCCAGCGCAAGGTGACCGACGTGCTCGACCCTTACCAGATCGGTTTCTCGCCGGACCAGAAGTGGTTCGTCTCGACCGCGCTGCGCCTGGACCGGGTCGACATCTACCAGTACGTGAACGGCAACTTCGTGCTGAGCCGCCGCGTGCCGATGCCGCGCATGCCCAGCCACATCGCCTTCGACGCGGCCAGCACCACGGCCTTCATCACCCGCCAGGGCAGCGACCAGGTCAGCGCGATCGACCTGAAGACCGGCGCCATCAAGTGGACCCTCCCGGTCGGCAAGCTCCCGGCAGGCATCACCATGACCCCGGACGACAAGTACCTGCTGGTCGGGATCATGGGCAGCGACTACGTCGAGGTGATCGACTGGCGCACGGCGAAGAGCGTCAAGCGCATCAAGACCGGCAACGGCGCGCACAACTTCCGCGCGGTCGGCGACAAGCGCCACGTGTTCGTCTCGAACCGCGTGCAGAACTCGATCAACATCATCGACCAGGTCACGCTGGAGAACGTCGGCATGATCCCGGTGCCGGGCGGCCCGGACTGCATGGAGCTGTCGGCCGACGGCAAGACCCTGTGGGTGACCCAGCGCTGGATCAAGAAGGTGGCCGTGATCGACGTCGCCAGCCGCAAGGTGATCAAGATGATCCCGGTCGGCCGTTCGCCGCACGGCGTGTTCTTCGCCAACGCGGCGCCGAGGATGTGA
- a CDS encoding polysaccharide deacetylase family protein, translating into MRARPGLKLSQAAAALLLAATIFPALQTPALAADVCKGTIYLTFDTGSQSQAELIADTLRRHHIKATFFLANEKTVRGDWSLDPSWSGFWKARVAEGHAFGTHTFDHVYWKRDEAGGRMLVKPQFGARAGKPESWSAQQYCDELRRVDTRFQELTGHHLDPIFRAPGGHTSPNVLAAAKSCGYRHVGWAPAGFSGDETSSEAYPNALLLKRALGGLKDGDIFMAHMGIWSRKDPWAPANLEPLIAGLEQKGFCFATLREHPDYASQFKK; encoded by the coding sequence ATGCGCGCGCGGCCCGGGTTGAAGCTCTCCCAGGCCGCCGCGGCGCTGCTGCTGGCGGCCACCATCTTCCCGGCCCTGCAGACGCCGGCGCTGGCCGCCGACGTTTGCAAGGGCACGATCTACCTCACTTTCGACACCGGCAGCCAGTCGCAGGCCGAGCTGATCGCCGACACCCTGCGCCGGCACCACATCAAGGCCACCTTCTTCCTGGCCAACGAAAAGACGGTGCGCGGCGACTGGTCGCTCGATCCGTCCTGGTCCGGTTTCTGGAAGGCGCGCGTGGCGGAAGGCCACGCCTTCGGCACCCACACCTTCGACCACGTCTACTGGAAGCGCGACGAGGCCGGCGGCCGCATGCTGGTGAAGCCGCAGTTCGGCGCCCGGGCCGGTAAACCGGAAAGCTGGAGCGCGCAGCAGTATTGCGACGAGCTGCGCCGCGTCGATACCCGCTTCCAGGAACTGACCGGACACCACCTCGACCCGATCTTCCGTGCGCCGGGCGGGCATACCTCGCCGAACGTGCTGGCCGCCGCGAAAAGCTGCGGCTACCGCCACGTCGGCTGGGCGCCGGCCGGCTTCTCGGGCGACGAGACCTCCAGCGAAGCCTACCCGAATGCGCTGCTGCTCAAGCGCGCCCTCGGCGGCTTGAAGGATGGCGACATCTTCATGGCCCACATGGGCATCTGGTCGAGAAAAGATCCGTGGGCGCCGGCCAACCTGGAGCCGCTGATCGCCGGCCTCGAGCAGAAAGGCTTCTGTTTCGCTACACTGCGTGAGCATCCGGATTACGCATCTCAATTCAAAAAATGA
- a CDS encoding sterol desaturase family protein, with translation MIQHFLDWFAFLQGWLFESVVEPFLFYTGMGEYAEDAFEGVEWFLAGACEVAALYLVLRPLESLIPVQKMSDRYARWNDFVYTLIHRLGFFTMAVFFTLDPIMDRVAGALRMDGVHPFNLESLVGGMSPLASFLVYLVVIDFFDYWFHRGQHKFRWWWALHSLHHSQQNMNLWSDDRNHLLDDLLRDVYLAVIALAIGVAPSQYVLLVSVSRALQSLQHANVRLHFGWLGERLLVSPRFHRTHHAVGIGHESKGRELGGCNFGVLLPVWDLLFRTANFEAAFHGTGVRDQFERTTPDGSIRPARDYGRGFWRQQWLGLVRLAESLGRRPRRLGQ, from the coding sequence ATGATTCAGCATTTCCTCGATTGGTTCGCATTCCTCCAGGGCTGGCTGTTCGAGTCCGTGGTCGAACCCTTCCTGTTCTACACCGGCATGGGCGAATACGCCGAGGACGCCTTCGAGGGCGTCGAGTGGTTCCTGGCCGGCGCCTGCGAAGTGGCGGCCCTGTACCTGGTGCTGCGGCCGCTGGAGTCGCTCATCCCGGTCCAGAAGATGAGCGACCGCTACGCGCGCTGGAACGACTTCGTCTACACCCTGATCCACCGCCTGGGCTTCTTCACCATGGCGGTCTTCTTCACCCTCGACCCCATCATGGACCGCGTGGCCGGCGCGCTGCGCATGGACGGCGTGCACCCGTTTAACCTGGAGTCCCTGGTTGGCGGCATGAGCCCGCTGGCCAGCTTCCTGGTCTACCTGGTGGTGATCGACTTCTTCGATTACTGGTTCCACCGCGGCCAGCACAAATTCCGCTGGTGGTGGGCCCTGCACAGCCTGCACCACAGCCAGCAGAACATGAACCTGTGGAGCGACGACCGCAACCACCTGCTGGACGACCTGCTGCGCGACGTCTACCTGGCCGTCATCGCGCTGGCGATCGGCGTGGCGCCCTCGCAGTACGTGCTGCTGGTCTCGGTCTCGCGTGCGCTGCAAAGCCTGCAGCACGCGAACGTGCGCCTCCACTTCGGCTGGCTCGGCGAGCGCCTGCTGGTCTCGCCGCGCTTCCACCGCACCCACCATGCGGTCGGCATCGGCCATGAATCGAAGGGCCGGGAGCTGGGCGGCTGCAATTTCGGCGTGCTGCTGCCGGTCTGGGACCTGCTGTTCAGGACCGCCAACTTCGAAGCGGCCTTCCACGGCACCGGCGTGCGCGACCAGTTCGAACGCACCACGCCCGACGGCAGCATCAGGCCGGCGCGCGACTACGGCCGCGGCTTCTGGCGCCAGCAGTGGCTGGGACTGGTGCGCCTGGCAGAATCGCTCGGGCGCCGCCCCCGGCGCCTCGGGCAATGA
- a CDS encoding EI24 domain-containing protein — translation MLRPIAIAYGRALRSQFSSRMLLLSVVPLLLSLALWGSLLYAGMQPLYDWLQDTFREYGLFETSGSILSMLGLGFLKTLVVPLAAMLALLPLMIITSLLFIGVGAMPAIARHVSRIQFPGLERKEGGSFLGSLGVNLSGIVVFALLWIVTLPLYALAPLALVVQAVLWGWLTARVMSYDALSIHASVEERHAIVRGRRRQLLLIGTISGLLGALPGVAWIGGALLSVVLFPVLAVLSIWLYLIIFIFTGLWFQYYCLQALADLRAAQSGKEPAPL, via the coding sequence ATGCTGCGCCCGATCGCGATCGCCTACGGCCGTGCACTGCGCTCGCAGTTCTCGAGCCGCATGCTGCTGTTGTCGGTCGTGCCGCTGCTGCTCTCGCTGGCGCTGTGGGGCAGCCTGCTGTACGCCGGCATGCAGCCCCTGTACGACTGGCTGCAGGACACGTTCAGGGAATACGGGCTGTTCGAGACCAGCGGCAGCATCCTGTCGATGCTGGGCCTGGGCTTCCTGAAGACCCTGGTGGTGCCGCTGGCGGCGATGCTGGCGCTGCTGCCGCTGATGATCATCACCTCGCTGCTGTTCATCGGCGTGGGCGCGATGCCGGCCATCGCGCGCCACGTCAGCAGGATCCAGTTCCCGGGCCTGGAACGGAAGGAGGGCGGCAGCTTCCTCGGCAGCCTGGGCGTCAACCTGTCCGGCATCGTGGTGTTCGCACTGCTGTGGATCGTGACCCTGCCGCTGTATGCGCTGGCGCCGCTGGCGCTGGTGGTGCAGGCTGTGCTGTGGGGCTGGCTGACCGCGCGCGTGATGAGCTACGACGCGCTGTCGATCCACGCCAGCGTCGAGGAGCGCCACGCCATCGTCCGCGGCCGCCGGCGCCAGCTGCTCCTGATCGGCACCATCTCCGGCCTGCTCGGCGCGCTGCCGGGCGTGGCCTGGATCGGCGGGGCGCTGCTGTCGGTGGTGCTGTTCCCGGTGCTGGCCGTGCTGTCGATCTGGCTCTACCTGATCATCTTCATCTTCACCGGGCTGTGGTTCCAGTACTACTGCCTGCAGGCGCTGGCCGACCTGCGCGCCGCACAGTCGGGCAAGGAGCCCGCGCCGCTCTGA
- a CDS encoding molybdopterin-binding protein: MAFGLIIIGDEILSGKRSDKHLPKVIELLGERGLRLAWTEIVGDDPARITALLERSFGGSDIVFSCGGIGATPDDHTRQCAAAALGVPLALHPEGKLLVQERIRETAREAGIEPDLNSPDNLHRLKMAEFPAGSAIIPNPYNRIPGFSVARHAGAPHHFVPGFPVMAWPMIAWVLDTCYRDLFHREARAERSMLVFEQAESVLTPLMERLEAAYAGVNVFSLPSVGDGETRRHIELGVKGDPVQVASAFGDMCAELERMKAEYQLLP; the protein is encoded by the coding sequence ATGGCATTCGGACTCATTATCATCGGTGATGAAATCCTGTCCGGCAAACGCAGCGACAAGCACCTGCCCAAGGTGATCGAGCTGCTCGGCGAGCGCGGGCTGCGCCTGGCCTGGACCGAGATCGTCGGCGACGATCCGGCGCGCATCACCGCGCTGCTGGAGCGCAGCTTCGGCGGGTCCGACATCGTGTTTTCCTGCGGCGGCATCGGCGCCACCCCGGACGACCACACCCGCCAGTGCGCGGCGGCGGCGCTTGGGGTGCCGCTGGCGCTGCATCCGGAAGGGAAGCTGCTGGTCCAGGAACGCATCCGCGAGACTGCGCGCGAGGCCGGCATCGAGCCCGACCTGAACAGCCCCGACAACCTGCATCGCCTCAAAATGGCCGAATTCCCGGCCGGCAGCGCCATCATCCCGAATCCCTACAACCGCATCCCCGGCTTCAGTGTCGCCAGGCACGCCGGTGCGCCGCATCACTTCGTGCCGGGCTTCCCGGTCATGGCGTGGCCGATGATTGCCTGGGTGCTCGATACCTGCTACCGCGACCTGTTCCACCGCGAAGCCCGCGCGGAGCGGTCGATGCTGGTTTTTGAACAGGCCGAATCGGTGCTGACGCCGCTGATGGAGCGCCTGGAAGCAGCCTATGCGGGCGTCAACGTATTCAGCCTGCCCAGCGTTGGTGATGGTGAGACCCGCCGCCACATCGAGCTGGGCGTGAAGGGTGATCCGGTTCAGGTTGCTTCCGCCTTCGGCGACATGTGTGCCGAACTGGAGCGCATGAAGGCCGAATACCAGCTCTTACCCTAG
- a CDS encoding transglycosylase domain-containing protein, translating into MEPPSTPAPPPRPRWRKLKRSLLVLLLIAVAGGSAFAVYESRTSAMQARFFAGLAKKVSYRVENGPSDAIRFPSASPYDERLGYSNLPNYLAKLKTRDYVIVSQARMSPKMVELADMGLFATYHEKTRAGLDILDYSGVPLFSARFPERLYEQFDTAPSLLVQSLLFIENRELLDTTYPKRNPAVEWDRFSKAVFDKSLHAVGLGSGGRVAGGSTLATQIEKYRHSPEGRTASLTDKLRQMASAMLRSYQDGEDTSATRRRIVLEYLNTVPLSAKLGYGEVNGIGDGMWVWYGRDFAEVNRILRSNAATPEFALVYKEALSLMIAQRRPAYYLGAGEKDLEQLTNSHLRVLAQAGVISPALRDAALAVTLHPALGSGVAPPPANTFVTRKAANAVRNHLANLLGDSRLYNLDRLDLSVVTTLNADAQKAVTAALRRLTDTEAAAAAGLTGKGMLGNGDPSKVVYSFTLMERGPQVNYLRVQTDNYDQPLDINEGAKLDLGSTAKLRTLTTYLDIVDQLHQRYEPMSKAELAKVKVDPKDRLSQWAVEYFMTLPAGADRGLPPMLHAAMERKYSGNPGEAFFTGGGVHIFGNFSKLDDSRILTVQQALQNSTNLVFVRLMRDVVRYYMFQLPGSSAQLLADADDPRRAEYLSRFADREGKDFLARFWNKYRGMEWPEIETALMQGVRPAASKLAAVHRTIMPDASLAEFSKFIHTRLPDDREVDEERIAKMYDQYSVANMSLADRGYVASVHPLELWLAGYLRTHPKAGWDEVTKASVKERQEVYSWLFKTHRKHAQDKRIAGLIEVEAFLKIHAQWKKMGYPFDSLVPSYATTLGASADRPIALAELMGIIVNGGVRKPTQRIDSLHFAKDTPYETLVKRGQLDKGEQVLNPDVARAVADAIRGVAQEGTAKRVKQAFYKQDGSVIAMGGKTGTGDQRFDVYGAGHRLIESRYVNRSATFVFNIGERFFGSMTAYVHGPESAHYDFTSALPVQLLVTLAPSLMPMIEKQDLVTVPGLHVTTAAEKAAAATAKGAQLSDDVATVKPAPDDAKVEEVEALARPAKPAAAEPVKPAAEARPAKPAKAAAEPVHAKPAKDAAANARTEAGDAPHRKPAGEGAHPRAADVLRAKPRAEAPEQPKPEPARPKPAAVEEVLH; encoded by the coding sequence ATGGAGCCGCCCTCGACGCCGGCGCCGCCGCCCCGGCCCCGCTGGCGCAAGCTCAAGCGCAGCTTGCTGGTGCTGCTGCTGATCGCGGTTGCCGGCGGTTCCGCGTTTGCCGTCTACGAAAGCCGCACTTCGGCGATGCAGGCGCGCTTTTTCGCGGGCCTGGCCAAGAAGGTCAGCTACCGCGTCGAGAACGGCCCGAGCGACGCGATCCGCTTCCCCTCGGCCAGCCCCTATGACGAACGGCTCGGCTACTCGAACCTGCCGAACTACCTGGCCAAGCTGAAGACGCGCGATTACGTGATCGTGTCGCAGGCGCGCATGTCGCCCAAGATGGTGGAGCTGGCCGACATGGGCCTGTTCGCGACCTACCACGAAAAGACCCGCGCCGGCCTCGACATCCTCGACTACAGCGGCGTGCCGCTGTTCTCGGCGCGCTTCCCGGAACGCCTGTACGAGCAATTCGACACCGCGCCTTCGCTGCTGGTGCAAAGCCTGCTGTTCATCGAGAACCGCGAGCTGCTCGACACCACCTATCCGAAGCGTAACCCGGCGGTCGAGTGGGACCGCTTCTCGAAGGCCGTGTTCGACAAGTCCCTGCACGCGGTCGGCCTGGGCAGCGGCGGCCGCGTCGCCGGCGGCAGCACGCTGGCGACCCAGATCGAGAAGTACCGCCATTCGCCGGAAGGCCGCACCGCCTCGCTGACGGACAAGCTGCGCCAGATGGCCTCGGCCATGCTGCGTTCCTACCAGGACGGCGAGGACACCAGCGCGACCCGGCGCCGCATCGTGCTCGAATACCTGAACACGGTGCCGCTGTCGGCCAAGCTGGGCTACGGCGAGGTGAACGGCATCGGCGACGGCATGTGGGTCTGGTACGGGCGCGATTTCGCCGAAGTGAACCGCATCCTGCGCAGCAATGCCGCGACGCCCGAGTTTGCGCTGGTCTACAAGGAAGCGCTTTCCCTGATGATCGCGCAGCGCCGCCCCGCCTATTACCTCGGCGCCGGCGAGAAGGATCTCGAACAGCTCACCAACAGCCACCTGCGGGTGCTGGCCCAGGCCGGCGTGATCTCCCCGGCCCTGCGCGACGCCGCGCTGGCCGTGACCCTGCATCCGGCGCTCGGCTCCGGCGTGGCGCCGCCGCCGGCCAACACCTTCGTCACCCGCAAGGCCGCCAACGCGGTGCGCAACCACCTGGCCAACCTGCTGGGCGATTCGCGCCTGTACAACCTCGACCGCCTCGACCTGTCGGTGGTGACCACGCTGAATGCGGACGCCCAGAAGGCCGTCACCGCGGCCCTGCGCCGCCTGACCGACACCGAAGCCGCGGCCGCCGCCGGCCTGACCGGCAAGGGCATGCTCGGCAACGGCGACCCGTCGAAAGTCGTGTACAGCTTCACGCTGATGGAGCGCGGCCCCCAGGTCAACTACCTGCGGGTCCAGACCGACAACTACGACCAGCCGCTCGACATCAACGAAGGCGCCAAGCTCGACCTCGGCTCGACCGCCAAGCTGCGCACCCTGACGACCTACCTCGACATCGTCGACCAGCTGCACCAGCGCTATGAGCCGATGAGCAAGGCCGAACTGGCCAAGGTGAAAGTCGATCCGAAGGACCGGCTGAGCCAATGGGCGGTCGAGTACTTCATGACGCTGCCGGCCGGCGCCGACCGCGGCCTGCCGCCGATGCTGCATGCGGCGATGGAGCGCAAGTACTCGGGCAATCCGGGCGAAGCCTTCTTCACCGGCGGCGGCGTGCACATCTTCGGCAACTTCAGCAAGCTGGACGACAGCCGCATCCTGACCGTGCAGCAGGCGCTGCAGAACTCGACCAACCTGGTGTTCGTGCGCCTGATGCGCGACGTGGTGCGCTACTACATGTTCCAGCTGCCGGGCTCCTCGGCCCAGCTGCTGGCCGACGCCGACGACCCACGCCGCGCCGAGTACCTGTCGCGCTTCGCCGACCGTGAAGGCAAGGATTTCCTGGCGCGCTTCTGGAACAAGTACCGCGGCATGGAGTGGCCGGAGATCGAGACCGCGCTGATGCAGGGCGTGCGCCCGGCCGCGTCGAAGCTCGCGGCGGTCCACCGCACCATCATGCCGGACGCCTCGCTGGCCGAGTTCAGCAAGTTCATCCACACCCGCCTGCCGGACGACAGGGAGGTCGACGAGGAACGCATCGCCAAGATGTACGACCAGTACTCGGTGGCGAACATGTCGCTGGCCGACCGCGGCTACGTCGCCTCGGTGCACCCGCTCGAGCTGTGGCTGGCCGGCTACCTGCGCACCCATCCGAAAGCCGGCTGGGACGAGGTGACCAAGGCCTCGGTCAAGGAGCGCCAGGAAGTCTACTCCTGGCTGTTCAAGACCCACCGCAAGCATGCCCAGGACAAGCGCATCGCCGGCCTGATCGAGGTCGAAGCCTTCCTGAAGATCCACGCGCAGTGGAAGAAGATGGGCTACCCCTTCGACTCGCTGGTGCCGTCCTACGCGACCACGCTGGGCGCCTCGGCCGACCGTCCGATCGCGCTGGCCGAGCTGATGGGCATCATCGTCAACGGCGGCGTGCGTAAGCCGACCCAGCGCATCGACTCGCTGCACTTCGCCAAGGACACGCCGTACGAGACCCTGGTCAAGCGCGGCCAGCTTGACAAGGGCGAGCAGGTGCTGAACCCCGACGTCGCGCGCGCGGTGGCCGACGCCATCCGCGGCGTGGCGCAGGAAGGCACGGCCAAGCGCGTCAAGCAGGCCTTCTATAAACAGGACGGCAGCGTGATCGCGATGGGCGGCAAGACCGGCACCGGCGACCAGCGCTTCGACGTCTACGGCGCCGGCCACCGCCTGATCGAATCGCGTTACGTGAACCGTTCGGCCACGTTCGTGTTCAACATCGGCGAGCGCTTCTTCGGCAGCATGACGGCCTATGTGCACGGTCCGGAATCGGCCCATTACGACTTCACCAGCGCACTGCCGGTGCAGCTGCTGGTGACGCTGGCGCCGAGCCTGATGCCGATGATCGAAAAGCAGGACCTGGTGACGGTGCCGGGCCTGCACGTGACGACCGCGGCCGAGAAGGCGGCGGCCGCCACCGCGAAGGGCGCCCAGCTGAGCGACGACGTCGCCACCGTGAAGCCGGCGCCGGACGACGCCAAGGTGGAAGAGGTGGAGGCGCTGGCCAGGCCGGCCAAGCCGGCGGCGGCCGAGCCGGTCAAGCCGGCGGCGGAAGCCAGGCCGGCCAAACCGGCCAAGGCGGCCGCCGAGCCGGTCCATGCCAAGCCGGCGAAGGACGCCGCCGCGAACGCCAGGACCGAAGCCGGCGACGCGCCGCATCGCAAGCCGGCCGGGGAGGGCGCCCATCCCAGGGCGGCCGATGTCCTGCGCGCGAAACCGCGCGCCGAGGCGCCGGAACAGCCGAAGCCCGAGCCGGCGCGTCCGAAGCCGGCCGCGGTGGAGGAAGTGCTGCATTGA